The stretch of DNA TAGGTtctacttttcttttcttcttcttcttctgttgttttatcctattttattttgttgtgatcAATAAGATAAAAGATCTTATTATGACTTGCTAACAATGCTTCTAATTAGTTTGACAACTTTTTCACCTTTGTTGACAGACAATTGCACCTGCTAGCTCAACTTCTGCATCAACAGCTCCAGTGTAAGTTTTCCTTATTCAGTTAATTCTTAAGGGTTTTGTTTTTGGCCTATGTGGAAGGTGGCTCCACCTTAAGCTAATGTCTCAAGTCTAGAAGCATGTTTAAGCCTGGTTAATAATTTACCATGTCTCGACCTTGACTTGGTCTTGGCTCTTGTTATGTCTAAATAAGCTGATGTGGCTTAGGTGAGTAatctactccgtattatataacAGGCTCATCTTGATCTCCAAGTCTATAACCAGCCAACAACATTGTTTGGGGTTGATTTGTTAACTTATAGACCAAATTCAAGCTTGAGTTCAACTATTTATAACCAGCCAAAAGAAGTGTTTGGGCTTGTTTCATACTTTCATGACCTTAGAAATCACTTATGAGCTAGGTTTAATGATCCAAACCGAACAAACCTATAAGGGTCTTGCTAAAGTGATAGTTCTAGCTGCTAGTACACACTTCTAAAAAAATCCTATTGCAGCCCCACTCCAGCTCCTGCCTCAGCTCCTACTCCAGCTCCTGCCTCAGCTCCAGCTCCAGTTCCAGTTCCAGTTCCTGCCCCAGCTCCCACTCCTGCACCAACTGCTGGGTAAATCTCAATCTTCATGTGCTGGATATCAGTTTttatatctatatgtatatataccaaACTTGTGAATGAATTGTCTGATGCATTCAATATGCAGCTCAGGAGATGTCTATGATCAGGCAGCTTCCAACTTGGTTGCGGGGAGCAACCTTGAGGGAACAATCCAGCAGATTCTTGACATGGGTGGGGGAACCTGGGATAGGGAAACTGTTGTTCGAGCCCTTCGTGCTGCTTTTAACAATCCAGAGAGAGCTGTTGAATACCTGTATTCTGTAAGTCTCCTCACCCTGTTTCGATTTTTGCATGTGAATTTTCTGGCATCATCTGGTTAATGACAGAGTATGTTGGAGGAAATGTCTTAGTCTAGTAGGCACAAGAACTTGTTTGATGGACACGGAACTGTCGCACTATCTTGTTTGTTATTACCTATCTAGACATTGTTTACTGTCTCATTTATAGCATAAATACCAGATAGAAATGTAGAATATTTCTGCCCTCTTGTTTCTATATGCACATATTAGAGCCTACAACATTACAGTTTAATTGGATTACTGTAATATTCTTTTGTTCCTTTTCAGGGCATCCCTGAGTCGGCTGAAGTTCCTCCTGCTGGAGGAAACCCCCCTCCCGTTCTGCAGCCTCCTAACCAGGAAGCTCAGCCTCAGCAAGCTGCACAACCAGCACCTGTTCCTTCTAGTGCACCAAATGCAAATCCTTTAGATTTATTCCCGCAGGTATATTGTTAAGCCAGCATTGAAGATGCTTTGATGTCTATCCTCTGTATAGTGGCTTCTAACCTTTTCTTTTTGCAGGGTCTTCCCAACATTGCTTCCTCCAACACTGGTGGAGCCAACACCTTAGAATTTTTACGCAATAGTCAGCAAGTACATCTGCTACTCTTGTTCTACTTTTCCGATTTCTCATTCTCTCCGTGCTTGTCACCTATCATTCCTTCCTCATGCTAGGAATAAAGGAAAACATTAGCTAGCTAATGCCTTTTTACTACTATTTTGTTCTCAGTTCCAGGCCTTACGAGCAATGGTTCAGGCCAATCCACAAATCTTGCAGGCATGGCTCTCTCTTACAGAATTCATCTATTAACTAGTTTATTCATGAGgctaactaaatatatatacctGTAATTTCTGTTATGTTTGGCAGCCCATGCTTCAGGAGCTGGGGAAGCAAAATCCTCATTTGATGAGGCTCATACAGGAGCACCAAGCTGATTTTCTTCGTCTTATCAATGAGCCAGTTGAAGGAGGAGAAGGGTACTTTTGACTATTAGCTTTTATATTCGATGAACTCTGTCTACAGACTAATTGTTCTTCTCTTGATTTTAGCAACATATTGGGGCAGCTTGCTGCATCAATGCCTCAGGCTATACAAGTAACTCCCGAGGAGCGTGAAGCAATAGAACGTGTAAGTGGTTGCACTTAGTCTTGATTATGATTTGTGTGTGCTTTCTTTGATTTCCTCTGGAGATTCTTTTGATGATTTTCGTTTCCCTTTCATCGGATGGTGTACTTCACACATGGCTGCTTACAAGCCTTACAAAGTCATAAATGATAAATTCATATTCGCAATATGCCTGCTTTGTGCTTTTTATgtctcaaaataatattttaatctaGAGCTGTGTTAAACCTTCTTCATTTGGATTGTTATTTTATGCTGATAGTTTTTAGAGCCTCCTCTAGGCACCACTTCACTAAGCCTCATGAAGTGTtactatataacaaaattgtccTCGTACTTTTGCTGCAGCTTGAAGCAATGGGATTTGATCGAGCACTCGTGTTGGAGGTATTCTTTGCATGCAACAAAAACGAGGAGCTAGCAGCTAACTACCT from Ipomoea triloba cultivar NCNSP0323 chromosome 7, ASM357664v1 encodes:
- the LOC116025272 gene encoding ubiquitin receptor RAD23c-like; this translates as MKIFVKTLKGTHFEIEVKPEDTVADVKKSIETVQGSNVYPASQLMLIHQGKVLKDGTTLEENKVAENNFVVVMMTKSKSSSGEGSASSTATTKTIAPASSTSASTAPVPTPAPASAPTPAPASAPAPVPVPVPAPAPTPAPTAGSGDVYDQAASNLVAGSNLEGTIQQILDMGGGTWDRETVVRALRAAFNNPERAVEYLYSGIPESAEVPPAGGNPPPVLQPPNQEAQPQQAAQPAPVPSSAPNANPLDLFPQGLPNIASSNTGGANTLEFLRNSQQFQALRAMVQANPQILQPMLQELGKQNPHLMRLIQEHQADFLRLINEPVEGGEGNILGQLAASMPQAIQVTPEEREAIERLEAMGFDRALVLEVFFACNKNEELAANYLLDHMHEFED